The proteins below are encoded in one region of Patescibacteria group bacterium:
- a CDS encoding iron-sulfur cluster assembly scaffold protein, which yields MYNKQIMQHFTNPKFFGKINNPDVIGKAGNPRCGDLLTLYLKIDEKSRRIKGIKFETLGCASAIASSDMICKLAKGKTLEQALKIGFQDVSDELGTLPPLKIHCAQLVTEALKDAINKYK from the coding sequence ATTTATAACAAACAAATAATGCAGCATTTTACTAATCCCAAGTTTTTTGGTAAAATTAATAATCCGGACGTGATTGGAAAAGCAGGTAATCCGCGCTGCGGAGATTTACTGACTTTATATTTAAAAATTGACGAAAAAAGCAGGAGAATAAAAGGTATTAAATTCGAAACATTGGGCTGCGCCTCAGCCATTGCTTCTTCAGATATGATTTGTAAGCTGGCAAAAGGCAAGACATTAGAGCAGGCATTAAAAATCGGTTTTCAGGATGTTTCTGATGAATTGGGAACATTACCTCCATTAAAAATTCATTGTGCTCAGTTAGTCACTGAGGCATTAAAAGATGCGATTAATAAATACAAGTAA